The segment CAAAATTTGGCCCGATAAGAACTGGGCTTTTTCTTGGTCCGGCCCAAGAAATGCTCAGGTCTACTTGTGGCTGAGCTCTATGATCCACTCGATTCAGGGCTCGAGTAGTCAAGCTCTACATAATAAAGGTCCGCACCTCTAAAGACATATATTTCAACTATGTAGACCTTTCACACGCCCTGCATGTATATTTTAAAACACTGTAAATATTTATTTGAGCCTAACTTTTGAGCAACATAATTCACAcgccaccaaaaaaaaaaccttgacaCAAGGAAAGATGTCCATACATCTTTTTCCCATTCCTGAATTTGTGAACAGGGATCACCAATGGCAGTCGCAAAAAAGAATCACCAAATGGCTCCTCTGATTTACAAGCTAAGAGGCAAACACGAGCTGGATGCTACAATGCAATGTGCACCCGtgacaaaataaataaataaatgaaaaaactGTTGTGTATCCAAACACAAGACGGTCGGTTTGTCCTGGGCTGTTTTTCGGCCCAAAAGTCTTTTTCTTTCCCCATTAGGGTCTATTTTGCAAAAGGGGACTgtgctagaatttttttaataaaaaataggttCAAATTTAGCCTAACTTTTAAGGATTTGGATCCTACTCCTTGCTATACAAATTAATACTATATCCTAACCGTGgaatacgtatatatatacatacatacatataggtatacatgtatatatacatatatatatacatacatatgtaattttttttctaaaaattctagataaatatcgaaatgaatattagttacatttaAATCAACTGAAAAGATCTAcgatgcaaagaaaaatatctaaaactcaaaaaatatgaaacaaatttttttattagtatTACTTTTATCTATATGTTAAAACTATGTACATGcataaaaatattattgttttctctataattaatttaatatgtttaacattaataattgtataaataaatattgaaatgtacaaaatttttgaacttaattttttagtcttcttttatcgtgctctacacagcaaaataaaaatagacgCAACGTACATGCGCTAATTAGACTAGTCATCAATATACTAACGGTGGAAGAATTCTCACTTGCTGAGGGCCCCTGCTACTGTTACTACTGTAGGAGGCTTCTCGGGGctctgctactgtagcagtaaGCCTGGATACGTATACGTAcctacatgtatatacatacgtataggtatacatgtatatatacgtatatatatacatacatatgtaatctttttctaaaaattctagataaatatcgaaatgaatattagttacatttaAATCAACTAAAAAGATCTataatgcaaagaaaaatatctaaaactcaaaaaatatgaaacaaatttttttattagtattactttcatctacatgttaaaactatgtacatgcataaaaatattattgttttctctataattaatttaatatgtttaacattaataattgtataaataaatattgaaatgtacaaaaattttgaacttaattttttagtcttcttttatcgtgctctacacagcaaaataaaaatagacgCAACATACATGCGCTAATTAGACTAGTCAATATACTAACGGTGGAAGAATTCTCACTTGCTGAGGGCCCCTGCTACTGTTACTACTGTAGGAGGCCTCTCGGGGctctgctactgtagcagtaaGCTGGATACGTATACGTACCTAcaagtatatacatacatacgtataggtatacatgtatatatacgtatatatatacatacatatgtaatttttttctaaaaattctagataaatatcgaaatgaatattagttacatttaAATCAACTAAAAAGATCTataatgcaaagaaaaatatctaaaactcaaaaaatatgaaacaaattttttttatattactttcatctacatgttaaaactatgtgcatgcataaaagtattattttttttctataattaatttaatatgtttaacattaataattgtataaataaatattgaaatgtacaaaaattttgaacttaattttttagtcttcttttatcgtGCTCTACACAGCAAAACAAAAATAGACGCGGCGTACACGCGCCAATTAGACTAGTCAATATACTAACGGTGGAAGAATTCTCACGCGCTAAGGGCCCCTGCTACTGTTGCTACTGTAGCAGTTGGCtggatatgtatatatatgtatgtatacgcgtatatgtacatatatatatatatgtatatatgtatacatgcatacatatacttatatatatgtatatatatatatacatatgtaattttttttcaaaaaattgtagaaaatgtcaaaatgaatattagttatattaataaatcagctgaaaaaaaatctaaaatgcaaagaaacatatctaaaactaaaaaatatgaaacaattttttagtttagtattactttcacctacatgttaaaactacgtgcatgcataaaaatactattgttttctctataattaattaaatgtgtgtAACAtttataatttcataaataaatattgaaatatacaaattttatgaacctaattttttgtcttcttttgtcatgttctattaaaaaataaaaaacagacGTAGCGTAAGCGCGCTAATCAAACTAGTATATCCTATCACAAGTTCAAATGGAAAAGAACTTTACTTTTTAGGCCTAGACTCATATTGACCCAGGAGAGAACTCGAAGCCAACACCATCAAATGAACTCGTTCcttaatttttctatattttttaaataaaaaattatatttaaaaaattgcagAATTATACTCCACGGGTATAAAAGAGATCCTAAGACCAACCACAAGGGCTTTCCTTCCGCGTTCAGATTCTCGTGGTAAAAGGATTTTCGTTTTTTTAACATTGGTTTTTTTCACGAAGGGATTTCTAAAGTTATTTCCTTCAGAACGAGATTCTCTATTTTCCTTCGTAATTCTGCTCAAAAgaaaactgttgaagatgagaaaaaataaaataatggaaacaagaaaagaaattgGAAAAGGAActaaataaagagaatatgatcGCTGGCGTCACCATGTCGTTCTGATGTGCTGGCGTCCCCAGATCGGCGCCACGTGGGGGCTGGAATCGCCGCGGCGCTGAAACGCAGACGGCTCGTAAACCCGCTCCGACCACGAGCCCTCTTCTCGACTCGCCTCGGCTCCATTCGGTCCGAATCGAACCGCTTCGTCCCGTCCCCCACTCGCCCGTCGCAGGGCGgcacccaaaccctaacccGCAGATCCCTCCCCTGCTCCGTCTCTCCCCCTCCCGCGCGGCCTCTCCTGCAGCTGTTCCGGCCACGCGCCTGCATCCGCCGCCGCGCGAGGTAGGGTACCATCCAGCCCGCTCTGTTTCTTCTGGGGAGGGTTGCGCTTGCTCGACGCGCCGCGCGGTGCGGCGCGGCTCGTCGGGTTGGCTCCGTGCCTCGCGCGCTCATGGGAATTGAGCGCGGCCTCCGCGCTGCTGTGGCTTAGGGTTTGCTCCGCGTGCGCTGTCTTTCCGCTAATTGTTTGAAATGCCTCCCAAGATGCTTTCCGTGCCGGTGTGGTGTTCCCTGCGGCGGTTTGCGCGGGGTGCGGGTTTTTTGCCGCTCTGCCTTAGGGACTGTTCAGCGTGCGCTGCCTTTGCACTAGTTCTTTGAATGTGTGTTACCGTATTTGCTTCTAATTGCTTGGGACGTCTCCAAGATTCTTTCTTTCCTTGTCCACATACAACCTGTCTAAATATATCTTCTTGCTGTTAGGTGCAAGTGCAAGAGGTGATTGCGGGATATATGAAGTAGTGGGCGTTGAATGACCTTCTCTATGGATTTGAATGCATCACCGTTGCCCGAAGAAGATGAGCAGCAGGCTTATGAAGAGCCAGTTGAGTATGCTCAGGAGGAACGTGTTGAGTCTGCTGTCACAATAATGCGAAGGGTACGCAACTATCTTTATCGATATTGCTGACCGTCCCATGCATCGTGCTCTTGACATCTATGTTCTTAAATCTTATTAATGATTGCTGATTAATTATGATTGGGAGAGGAACCTTACACTATGTTAGTTGGTATGCATGTGTACAACTGCTTGGTTGACATTGTTAGCTAAAGAAAATCACCTCCACATAGAGATGAAGCTGTCAAATATACCTCAGAATATGTAGGCACAAATCCTAGTGCACCGTAGTCTTCATTAGAGGCATATTTAGATATATACACTTTTTTTGTCGTCATAATCTACACCACAGGCATAATGAATTATACGCTGGATTTGTTGTTAGATCCATTGATTTTGATGTTCAATATATTTTCCCTGATTGGCAGGGGATTTACTTCGACTACCTTTATTTGCATATATGCTGGCATGCcattcttctcctttttttggCTTTATGCATGTGCCATGCTGCTGTTATTGGAAATAATGAGACTACCCAAAAAGGGACTTATGGTTGTTTAAACAATCTATTGGAGTTTCTTTTTTCATATCTAGCATGTAAGCTTGGTTTAATTGATCTGCTATCCATACCTTTCATGTGAGTCTTGTGATTGTTGGTAGGAGCGTGAAGAGAGACGCATGCGACTAAAGAGAGAGCAACCGGATGAAGGGTCAAGGCTACATGCCCAGCAGATTAGGAATGATTATGTTCctcaaaacaaaagaaatagtCGCATCAAAGAGACACCTCAGGGTACGAAGTATTCAGCAATTTCTAAATAGTTGCAGCTGATACAATTGATTTTGTCCGTTCCCTCTGTTTATTTGTTATTCTTTAGTTGCACtgttgttttttctttgttgattttaTATGTATTATCTTGGTGCGATTTCAGGCTGGTTGGACTGTCCTGCATTTGGAGAGCCGATAGATAAAATTATACCATCCAAAGTTCCTCTTGATGAAACATTCAATGAGTCGGTGCCTCCTGGGAAGCGATACTCCTCGAAGCAACTAGTTAATAAACAAAGAAAAGCTGGTCGTGAAGTAAGTATTGATTGCTTGCTTGTTCTCGCGGATCATACTGTAGTCCCTCTTGTTGTATTAATTATGTGAAGGTAGTGCTGTGTTTGGTCAATTTCTGATATATACTGTAATTTGGTTCATTGACCTCATGCCCCCTAGAAGtgaatttcttttcttgtttgtaaCCCTAGTGTTCTAGAAAGTGGTCGGTGCTAGGTGACACCTAGTGCCTACACTAGTGTAAAAAGAGCTAGTTCTTTGTTATGTGCGCACCTTTTTGTGTCTCAGTTGATTTAAAACTGTATGATCAATCTAATTTATCATTTTCAAAGTTGGATATGCCATTCAACCACTTCTTTTAGACTTTTACCTTCTGTCCACCGCACCCAGCAGTCTATACTCGACCCCAATCAATAGAATCTAATGGCTCAGATTTGAAGTTAGTCTTGCCCATAGTCACCAGAAATCTAGGTCGACTGGGTCGAGGGACGTGGGTCGACACTTAAGAAAAATGGGATACGAAGGGGGTATACCTCTTCGGGACGACAATTCATGACACGGTACGTGATCCCAAGGATTCTGGATCGATGACCCCAGTACAAAGCATCGGGTTGAGGGACACAGGTCGACACCTAAGAAAAATGGGGTACCAAGGTGGTATACCTCTTTGGGACGACAATTCGCGACACAGTACGTGATCCCAAGGATTCCGGATCGATGACCCCGGTACGAAGCATCGGGTCGAGGGTCACGACAGTTCCCTACGAACCAATTCTAACAAAAAATAGGGTCATTTGGGTCAAGGCTCGGGGCTATTGTTCTTTGGGATGCTAGTTCGGGAcgtggaacctaaccccaactaaTCTGGGTCAATGAGGTATATTATGGATATGCAACACATAAGTAGATATAGCAAATCTGTTGTAGAgttagaaaataaaagaaaaatgaaaaaaagcgGAAATTTCAAATAGGCTGTTGTGCTCTGGCCCATCCACCCCAGCTAATGTACTGCCCTAAGTCCACATTCCCCTAGTCTCAGCTAACGCACGCAGCCGCCAGCCcgtttcttcctctcttttcctCTTTGCACGCATACCATCAACGCCGCCAGCTATAGATCCGTCGTCGCCAGCCAAAAATTGGTCATCAATGGCCATTAAAATTGGCTGCCCTTGTCCTCCTCTTTGGTCCAGTAGTCTCGGTTTCGTTGGAGACCGTCGTATCGACTGCCCTTGTCCTCTTGCTGCAGCTAGCTACCTCGCTCATGCACGCCCTCGTCGTGGATCCAGCTGCCCTCTCCGGTGGGATCCCCCTGCCGCACGGAGCCGAGCCGGCAACTGTGGGGGAGGGGGAAAGGTGGCTGGGTTGCGATGGTGACGTACAAGTGGAAGACAATCGAATGGGAGTAGGATCTCTCGCTATCGCCTCTGCCGACACCCTCACCTCCGCAAATCGCCACGCTGCAGTCTTCTCAACATCCCGGCGGCAACAGGGCTGCGACCTAGCCTAAAACGGGATGTCGACCCTGTTCGACCCTGTCCCTCGATTCGGGTCGATGTCCCGGGATTGTGGAACGCGCCATCGACCCAGACTCTTTTGACTATGGTCCTGCCATTTTACCATCCCTTTGTCCAAGCAGCACCCCCTTTCTGTTGTCTTATATTGTGACATGTATTCCACATGCACACTGACTAATAGATGACAAATCACCTAAGTTTAGGGCAGGTGATTTATAGGAGGGGTTTATGGACTTATATAGAGTTGAATATTTTTAATAACAGTTTTAAGATTTTTCGTTACACCATTTCTTGTGTGAATAGATTCCTATTTAGTGATATTGCTGATAGAACATTATgtaatgttttttctttttttcttttttcagataggtctggtgattgatttgacAAATACTACTCGGTATTATTCATCAGCAGAATGGACGAAGCAAGGTACTAAGCATGTCAAGGTGAGAGCGCTCCACTTAAATGCATCCTTGCTTTTCAAAGACCTTTTTCTGGACTAACATGTCTTCATTTTAGATTCCGTGCAGGGGAAGAGATGCGGTACCTGACAATGAATCTATTAACATGTTTGTCTATGAGGTAACGCCAATATATGAATACAGATCTCTGTAACAGCAGTATATTTGACTCCAGATGTTGTATATATATGCCCAATGAGGGGGTCTGATGGTTAATTGTTTTgaatattttgtttcctttttcaccACCAAATATTTTACCTTCTTCTGCAGCACCATAGTTTATACTCAAAGACAAGCTGGTTATCTATTGTACCTACCTTATAGTGATAGCCAATTGTTTATGGCTTGGTGGATAGTTAGCGGGTTGTGTGTGATGTGAACATGTTACCACTTTTCCATGTTCTACTCCATGCTCTTCATTTTACTAGCTTCAAGGGGGTCTGCACCCTTTTGCATTTTTCATATTCTTGGATCCTCAATACCAAATTGATTTGGATGCTGCATATCAGTCACATGTTCATTTCATTTTGCCTAAAACATGCTTGGGGTGTAAATGGTATAGATAGTCTCCCAACTGTCATCAATATAGATCATATTGATACATATTTAGGTCATTAGCTACCATGTTTAAAGAAAGAGCTTCCTGTAAGCCATCTTTGTTAACAAATTTTGCTGTTCTTTCAGGCGATGATGTTCCTTGACCGACAAAAGCAATCAAAGAATCCTAAATATATTCTGGTTCACTGTACCCATGGTCACAATCGTACAGGTTTCATGATTATTCATTACCTTATGCGCACACATGTCTCTTGTGTTGCTGAGGTAGGGAAAATAGATTCTGAATGttatttgatttgattcaaTTCTTCGGTTTTTCTTGACCACATTTTTTCTAGGCAATAAACATGTTTGCTCAAAGGAGACCGCCTGGCATATACAAGAGGGACTACATTGAAGCACTGTATTCATTTTATCATGAGGTCCCCGAGAATATGATGATAGCATGCCCTTCAACACCAGAATGGAAGAGACCTGATGATCTCGATTTAAATGGCGAAGCTAAGCAGGACGACGATGATGATAATGGTGATCGTGCGCCACCACATGTATGCATTTTCTTCTCCAAAATTTCTACAGAATTTTCAGTTCTACTTCTGTACCTACCCAGCTCAGTATTTGAATAGCTTTTTTGTTACATTACCTTAAATCAAGTTACTATGTCTTGTATCATCTTAGTGTTTCATTGTTGAAAAatattgcttgtgttcttgacaATTGCCTCATTGTATGGCTTCATTGCTAAGAAACATTGCTTGCATTATTCACAATAGAATAGTGTTTTCTGACTGTTTTGATATCCCCATGTATCTTGCAGAATGAGTCAGAGGAC is part of the Phragmites australis chromosome 12, lpPhrAust1.1, whole genome shotgun sequence genome and harbors:
- the LOC133887087 gene encoding uncharacterized protein LOC133887087 isoform X2, encoding MTFSMDLNASPLPEEDEQQAYEEPVEYAQEERVESAVTIMRREREERRMRLKREQPDEGSRLHAQQIRNDYVPQNKRNSRIKETPQGWLDCPAFGEPIDKIIPSKVPLDETFNESVPPGKRYSSKQLVNKQRKAGREIGLVIDLTNTTRYYSSAEWTKQGTKHVKIPCRGRDAVPDNESINMFVYEAMMFLDRQKQSKNPKYILVHCTHGHNRTGFMIIHYLMRTHVSCVAEAINMFAQRRPPGIYKRDYIEALYSFYHEVPENMMIACPSTPEWKRPDDLDLNGEAKQDDDDDNGDRAPPHNESEDKVITNDDVLGDAVPYDQQEALRVLCYRLLEMPVVRGHTQFPGSHPVSLNSDNLQLLRQRYYYATWKADGTRYMMLIMRDGCFLIDRNFCFRRIQMRFPHKNLEGLHDMTLIDGEMIIDTVPDSGLKRRYLAYDLMALDALSKTKLPFSERWRMLEDEIIRPRYYEKKQFESGAKSNPLYKYDMELFSVRRKDFWLLSTVKKVLKEFIPSLCHDADGLIFQGWDDPYVTRTHEGLLKWKYPEMNSVDFLFEVLMTVFLTIGLFV